In Bacillus sp. Marseille-Q1617, a genomic segment contains:
- a CDS encoding ABC transporter permease, with amino-acid sequence MRINGFVVRIIRQLFRDKRTLALMFLAPILIMTMLSLVFSSNDYEAKVAVIDVPQPLEAKLDLKDFERFENKDKALKAMEDGELDGYVTFEDTAAPHIVVEGSDPSVNGAVMKKVQTLFPSQSANLSEGVTFLYGNEDMGMFDSFGPVLLGFFVFFFVFLVSGVSFLRERTTGTLERLLASPIKIWEMVVSYVIGFGIVTLLQAALISWYSIYILDMMMAGSFFNVLIVIVLLSFTALTLGILLSAFAKNELQMMQFIPIVVVPQIFFSGLFNLDTISEWLSWVGPFTPLYYAASALRDVMIRGFEFNDLLFNLAVLAGFSLLFITLNVAALKKYRKI; translated from the coding sequence TTGAGAATTAACGGTTTCGTCGTTCGTATCATCAGACAGCTTTTCCGGGATAAACGGACGCTCGCCCTCATGTTCCTGGCTCCCATCTTGATTATGACGATGCTTTCGCTTGTCTTTTCTTCAAACGATTATGAGGCAAAAGTGGCGGTCATAGATGTTCCCCAGCCTCTTGAGGCTAAGCTTGACCTCAAAGATTTTGAACGCTTTGAAAACAAAGATAAAGCCTTGAAAGCGATGGAAGACGGGGAGTTGGACGGGTATGTCACGTTTGAAGATACCGCCGCACCTCACATCGTCGTTGAAGGAAGCGACCCGTCGGTAAACGGGGCCGTGATGAAGAAGGTCCAGACCCTATTCCCTTCCCAATCTGCGAATCTATCAGAGGGAGTGACGTTTTTATATGGAAATGAAGACATGGGGATGTTTGACTCGTTTGGGCCTGTCCTGCTTGGATTCTTTGTGTTCTTCTTCGTATTTTTGGTAAGCGGGGTTTCTTTTTTAAGAGAGAGAACAACCGGCACGCTTGAGAGGCTGCTGGCTTCCCCGATCAAGATTTGGGAAATGGTCGTAAGCTATGTCATTGGTTTCGGGATTGTGACGCTCTTGCAGGCTGCGCTGATTTCCTGGTATTCCATCTATATTCTCGACATGATGATGGCTGGAAGCTTCTTTAACGTATTGATTGTCATCGTACTGCTTTCATTTACTGCGCTGACACTAGGAATATTGCTGTCCGCTTTTGCTAAGAATGAACTGCAAATGATGCAATTCATTCCGATTGTCGTCGTGCCGCAAATCTTTTTCTCCGGATTGTTCAATCTGGATACGATTTCGGAATGGCTCAGCTGGGTGGGACCGTTCACCCCGCTCTACTATGCAGCCAGTGCCCTGCGGGATGTGATGATCAGGGGGTTCGAGTTCAATGATCTGCTT
- a CDS encoding ABC transporter ATP-binding protein — MNSIIQLNDLSKSFKTQHVLKDVSLDIQPGEIYGLLGPSGSGKTTLIKMMIGLELPSKGRVTFKGNTLKAKELYPSIGYMAQSDALYEELTAKENLAFTASLYGLKKAQRKHQIEKVMEMVDLLPHLDKPVHQYSGGMKRRLSLAIALLHDPDVLFLDEPTVGIDPVLRKEIWDGFHALKEEGRTIIITTHVMDEAERCDRLGLLQHGEIISSDTPAAIKTQYGVNSIEDVFLKNGGVPLEN, encoded by the coding sequence ATGAATTCTATCATTCAGTTAAACGATCTTTCCAAATCATTTAAAACGCAGCATGTATTAAAGGATGTGTCCCTTGATATCCAGCCCGGTGAAATCTACGGCCTGCTCGGTCCGTCCGGTTCCGGCAAGACGACGCTGATCAAAATGATGATCGGTCTTGAATTGCCTTCAAAAGGCAGAGTCACATTCAAAGGAAACACGCTGAAAGCGAAAGAGCTGTACCCGTCCATCGGGTATATGGCGCAGTCCGATGCCCTGTATGAAGAGCTGACGGCCAAGGAGAATCTGGCTTTCACGGCTTCTCTTTACGGACTCAAAAAAGCGCAGCGAAAACACCAGATTGAAAAAGTGATGGAGATGGTCGACCTTCTCCCCCACCTCGATAAGCCGGTCCACCAATATTCAGGCGGCATGAAAAGAAGGCTGTCACTCGCGATCGCGCTTTTGCATGACCCTGATGTCCTCTTTCTCGATGAACCGACCGTCGGGATCGATCCCGTTCTCAGGAAGGAGATTTGGGATGGATTCCATGCGCTAAAAGAGGAAGGCAGGACGATCATCATCACGACACACGTCATGGATGAGGCAGAACGCTGCGACAGGCTCGGTCTCCTGCAGCATGGGGAAATCATTTCGAGCGACACGCCTGCTGCCATCAAAACGCAATACGGCGTCAATTCAATAGAAGATGTATTTCTGAAAAATGGAGGTGTTCCCCTTGAGAATTAA
- the bshB2 gene encoding bacillithiol biosynthesis deacetylase BshB2, with product MEKERRVLVIFPHPDDEAFGVSGTISTHINNGTPVTYACLTLGEMGRNLGNPPFATRESLPLIRKKELKKAAEAMGIEDLRMMGYRDKTLEFENDEKLANMVTELIEELDPSLIISFYPDYSVHPDHEATARAVVRAVRRLPKESRPKLHCLAFSKNCREELGEPDIVIDITPVRDQKIETLKAHISQTAWMLKDLEKGMEVNDPEALKWVTTENFWSYQWENDKVE from the coding sequence ATGGAAAAAGAAAGAAGAGTCCTTGTCATCTTCCCGCACCCGGATGATGAAGCATTCGGCGTGTCCGGGACGATTTCAACTCATATAAATAACGGCACCCCCGTCACGTACGCCTGCCTTACACTCGGAGAGATGGGACGGAATCTCGGGAATCCCCCGTTTGCAACGAGGGAATCACTGCCCCTCATCCGAAAAAAAGAACTGAAAAAAGCAGCCGAAGCGATGGGTATCGAAGACCTGCGCATGATGGGCTACCGCGATAAAACACTCGAATTCGAAAACGACGAAAAACTCGCGAATATGGTAACGGAACTGATCGAAGAGCTCGATCCTTCACTCATCATCAGCTTCTACCCGGACTACTCTGTACATCCCGATCATGAAGCTACGGCAAGAGCAGTCGTCCGTGCAGTGCGCCGCCTTCCGAAAGAATCGCGTCCCAAACTGCACTGCCTGGCTTTCTCCAAGAACTGCCGGGAAGAACTTGGCGAGCCGGATATCGTCATCGATATCACACCGGTAAGGGATCAAAAGATCGAAACATTGAAAGCCCATATCTCGCAGACAGCCTGGATGCTGAAGGACCTTGAAAAAGGCATGGAAGTGAACGATCCTGAAGCACTGAAATGGGTGACCACCGAAAACTTCTGGAGCTACCAGTGGGAAAACGATAAGGTAGAGTAA